A portion of the Edaphobacter lichenicola genome contains these proteins:
- a CDS encoding ArnT family glycosyltransferase, protein MTQGRLKTGIYAALALVAGLALRLWYIARAGRVDGDTLIYGNIAKNWMQHGIYGFAISAKGLQPTLIRLPGYPIFLAACFRIFGYDHYVAVMYVQCFVDLCTCLLIAALARRLFGQRAGLIALWLSALCPYTATYVAAPLTEILTLFTIALTFYSLERWRSAGLGFSRWLWVVAFTMAYSVLLRPEQGMLPAVVVPAMIWLALKSPQKSPQRPHLLQNLWPVAVAAICVVLPLLPWAARNWHTFHVIQPLAPRSASDPGEFIPRGFQRWYRTWAVDFASTEQVYWNYDSTDLRLGDLPTRAFNSEEQYVATASLLSDYNQKDNATRPLDDRFEAIAEQRIHANPIRYYIGLPLARLVNMLFRPRTEMMQIGLDWWNWHEYRSQTLLAYGMAALNFSYFAVGAIGLCLWWRAGWGVHGALAAAMTAFVLLRCALLLTLDNSEPRYTLEFFPLLFVWGSYVFGRRARISS, encoded by the coding sequence ATGACTCAAGGACGGCTGAAGACAGGTATCTACGCTGCGTTGGCGCTCGTAGCCGGGCTCGCGCTGCGTCTTTGGTACATTGCACGCGCCGGACGCGTCGACGGCGACACCCTGATCTACGGCAACATCGCCAAAAACTGGATGCAACACGGCATATACGGCTTCGCTATATCGGCAAAGGGCTTGCAGCCAACGTTGATCCGTCTTCCTGGTTATCCCATCTTTCTTGCCGCCTGTTTTCGCATCTTTGGCTACGACCACTACGTTGCGGTGATGTACGTTCAGTGCTTCGTCGATCTCTGCACCTGCCTGTTGATCGCCGCCCTGGCGCGGCGGCTCTTCGGGCAGCGGGCTGGCCTCATCGCCCTCTGGCTCTCTGCTCTATGTCCGTACACGGCGACCTATGTGGCGGCTCCACTCACCGAGATTCTGACTCTCTTCACCATAGCTCTCACGTTCTACAGCCTCGAACGTTGGCGTAGCGCCGGACTCGGCTTCAGCCGATGGCTATGGGTAGTAGCCTTCACCATGGCCTACTCGGTCCTCCTGCGGCCGGAGCAGGGAATGCTTCCCGCCGTCGTGGTCCCGGCGATGATCTGGTTGGCCCTGAAGAGTCCGCAGAAGAGTCCCCAGCGTCCTCATCTGCTCCAAAATCTCTGGCCCGTCGCGGTAGCTGCCATCTGTGTCGTTCTGCCGTTACTCCCTTGGGCGGCGAGGAATTGGCACACCTTCCACGTCATCCAGCCGCTGGCACCGCGCTCCGCCTCCGACCCCGGCGAGTTTATTCCCCGCGGTTTTCAGCGTTGGTACCGCACCTGGGCCGTCGACTTCGCCTCGACCGAACAGGTCTATTGGAACTACGACAGCACCGACCTTCGACTCGGCGATCTGCCCACCCGCGCCTTCAACTCTGAGGAGCAGTACGTGGCAACCGCCTCGCTCCTCTCGGACTACAACCAGAAGGACAATGCCACCCGCCCGCTGGACGATCGATTCGAGGCCATCGCCGAGCAGCGCATTCATGCCAACCCAATCCGCTACTACATCGGTCTTCCACTTGCACGTCTGGTCAATATGCTCTTCCGGCCGCGTACCGAGATGATGCAGATCGGCCTCGACTGGTGGAACTGGCACGAATATCGGTCCCAGACACTGCTCGCCTACGGGATGGCCGCACTCAACTTCAGTTATTTTGCCGTGGGAGCCATCGGCCTCTGTCTCTGGTGGCGTGCCGGGTGGGGCGTGCACGGAGCATTAGCAGCGGCGATGACCGCCTTCGTCCTCCTGCGTTGCGCACTTCTCCTGACACTCGACAACTCCGAACCGCGTTACACGCTGGAGTTCTTTCCGCTGCTGTTCGTCTGGGGCAGTTACGTCTTTGGCCGCCGTGCCAGGATCTCAAGCTAG
- a CDS encoding dihydroorotate dehydrogenase, with protein MRATVAGVEFASPVIAASGTFGYGLEFEDIVSLVRIGGFVTKGLSREPMAGNPAPRIIETSAGMMNAIGLQNMGVRAFIAEKLPKLRRTPGAVVIANVFGFTIDDCIEVIRALNDAPGVAMYELNASCPNTSHGGMVFGTDPPQLWELVARCKAVAQRPLMVKLSPNVTDIGLMARVAADGGADAVSLVNTFVSLAIDVETRRPRIANITGGLSGPAIKPIAVRMVHEVSKNVTIPIVGMGGIVRAEDAVEFMMAGATAVQVGTASYADPRAVENIAEGLKRWCVTHDVARVSSLTGSAIL; from the coding sequence ATGCGGGCGACCGTAGCAGGAGTTGAGTTCGCCTCGCCGGTGATTGCGGCGAGCGGAACCTTCGGTTATGGGCTTGAATTTGAGGATATCGTTTCGTTAGTACGCATCGGCGGTTTTGTCACCAAAGGGCTCTCGCGCGAGCCGATGGCAGGCAATCCTGCTCCGCGGATAATTGAAACTTCCGCAGGTATGATGAACGCCATTGGTCTGCAGAATATGGGCGTGCGGGCATTCATCGCGGAGAAGCTCCCCAAGCTGCGAAGAACCCCGGGAGCTGTTGTTATCGCAAATGTCTTTGGTTTTACGATTGACGATTGTATTGAAGTTATTCGCGCACTCAACGACGCTCCAGGCGTTGCCATGTACGAACTCAACGCAAGTTGCCCAAATACGAGTCATGGTGGGATGGTCTTTGGGACCGATCCTCCGCAGCTTTGGGAGCTGGTAGCGAGGTGCAAGGCAGTCGCCCAACGGCCCTTGATGGTCAAACTCTCTCCAAACGTCACGGATATCGGCTTGATGGCTCGTGTTGCAGCGGACGGAGGCGCCGATGCCGTCTCGCTGGTCAATACCTTCGTCTCGTTAGCAATCGATGTCGAGACGCGCCGCCCACGGATCGCCAACATCACCGGAGGGCTATCCGGGCCTGCGATCAAGCCGATTGCCGTGCGGATGGTGCATGAAGTCTCGAAAAATGTGACGATCCCAATCGTTGGTATGGGAGGAATCGTCCGTGCCGAGGATGCCGTTGAGTTTATGATGGCGGGCGCTACGGCTGTACAGGTAGGAACCGCCAGTTATGCTGATCCAAGAGCAGTCGAGAACATCGCCGAAGGGCTGAAGCGTTGGTGCGTCACCCATGATGTAGCTCGAGTCAGCTCTCTTACAGGGTCGGCCATTCTCTAA
- a CDS encoding response regulator transcription factor, whose protein sequence is MNRIILADNQAIFRAGAARTLSLEDDMRIVAQCEDAAKLFTAIDGLRGSVILVASSLRLDLRGLLARTQAAGSRSILVAENAEQVPDDLAVLFEGILHRNVGGTVLIDCVRRVVSGQRFVQRANITTMQSSDSVGTRVRDRLTPKEMQIVALIVQGCKNKDIAQQLGTKEQVIKNYLRSIYDKSGVSDRLELALFTIHHRVLAEAAAKAGNLIQMKTA, encoded by the coding sequence ATGAATCGAATCATTCTCGCGGATAATCAGGCCATCTTTCGGGCGGGTGCAGCCAGAACCCTGTCACTCGAGGACGATATGCGCATCGTCGCCCAGTGCGAGGACGCGGCCAAGCTCTTCACCGCAATCGACGGACTTCGCGGCTCGGTGATCCTTGTCGCCTCCAGCCTGCGCCTGGACCTCAGAGGCCTGCTGGCACGCACCCAGGCCGCTGGCAGCCGCTCCATTCTGGTTGCGGAAAACGCGGAGCAGGTCCCGGACGATCTCGCTGTGCTCTTCGAAGGAATCCTTCACCGCAACGTGGGTGGCACCGTGCTCATAGATTGCGTTCGTCGCGTCGTCAGCGGACAGCGCTTCGTGCAGCGCGCCAACATCACCACCATGCAAAGCTCCGACAGCGTCGGAACCCGCGTTCGCGACCGCCTCACCCCCAAGGAGATGCAGATCGTCGCTCTCATCGTGCAAGGCTGCAAAAACAAGGACATCGCACAGCAGCTCGGCACCAAGGAGCAGGTGATTAAGAACTATCTGCGAAGCATCTACGACAAGAGCGGCGTCTCCGATCGCCTCGAACTAGCCCTCTTCACGATCCACCACCGCGTTCTAGCCGAGGCCGCAGCCAAAGCCGGAAACCTCATCCAGATGAAAACCGCCTGA
- a CDS encoding LolA family protein: MSSIRRITSLFLVSAAFLGLSFASAVAQPKPGHLDEVLRKMDAASLKFQVAEATFQWDLYEKVVKQTTSQNGTIYFKKDGAKTVMGAKIISPTTRILEYRDGVLRLYDPGTDHLTVVTSKGNQAQMESFLTLGFGGSGKDLAKSWNISDLGEETINGVETVKLDLVPKDPAIRNNCTHMTIWVDAVRGISLKQSFYMPSEDYRTAVYSNIKYNQGVDTKPYQIKTDPKTTVDQH, from the coding sequence ATGAGCAGCATCCGTCGCATTACATCGTTGTTTCTGGTCTCCGCCGCCTTTTTGGGCCTTTCGTTCGCCTCGGCTGTGGCGCAGCCTAAGCCAGGCCATTTGGACGAAGTTCTTCGCAAGATGGACGCGGCGAGCCTCAAGTTTCAGGTTGCTGAGGCGACCTTCCAGTGGGATCTCTACGAGAAAGTTGTGAAGCAGACTACGTCACAGAACGGCACGATTTACTTCAAGAAAGACGGGGCGAAGACGGTGATGGGGGCGAAGATCATCTCGCCTACCACGAGAATTCTTGAGTATCGCGATGGAGTGCTGCGGCTTTACGATCCTGGGACTGACCATCTGACGGTAGTCACTTCGAAGGGAAACCAGGCGCAGATGGAGAGTTTTCTGACGCTCGGCTTTGGCGGAAGCGGCAAAGATCTGGCTAAGTCCTGGAATATCTCGGACTTAGGCGAAGAGACGATCAACGGTGTCGAGACGGTCAAGTTGGATTTGGTCCCGAAAGATCCGGCGATTCGCAATAACTGCACGCATATGACGATATGGGTGGACGCGGTGCGCGGTATCTCGTTGAAACAGAGCTTCTATATGCCGTCGGAGGATTACCGGACGGCGGTGTATTCGAATATCAAGTACAACCAGGGCGTCGATACCAAGCCGTATCAGATAAAAACGGATCCCAAAACGACGGTGGACCAGCACTAG
- a CDS encoding polysaccharide deacetylase family protein, translating to MNRQVFYDPQRKRWKRLRRIFDVLALLGLVLGSVFVIGLLRMKPLPELFLQAQKRNYRTLANQSTPVSKPGQKLHRSAHRKTDVKPGDVPLNSGEGLRAAYYVEDDPASYSSLKQHIAQVDLLFPEWLHVVTPDGKLTSYTQDNRPYDVVDRNGVHKVDREDKVARTVVANHVNLDIFPLVNNYDPNKGRFMPQVGDFLTNDAARAHFVQQVHTFLAGNPTYRGLSLDLEEIPTNAQPGLRALIAALYEDFRPRNLRLYVNTPVGDDDWDLKFMADHSDGLLLMNYDEHQTDSEPGPIASQDWFLDNLKNVLKKVPKEKVICSLGSYGYDWTTALPPPEVATKRGARKTALKRPDAPEKILASHDLSTQEAWQAASDSDSQIDLDDDSLNVHFSYDDEDARVRHTVWFLDAVTIQNQMRAARTLGIQTYALWRLGSEDNSLWKIWDYPMRSDPVKDLADVDPGYDVDTEGEGDILRVTRKPQVGRRVVTMDDDASVPVEYRMITQESMDSYPLSYTVEQYGYQEKKVALSFDDGPDPEWTPKILDILKKYNVKGTFFMIGEVAEDYVGVMQRVYREGHEIGNHTWSHPDISEISNRQVDLELNLTERLFASKLGVQPLYFRPPYSIDQEPDTNDQAAPVEKIQALGYVIIGNKIDTNDWDEHPRKSPQEITDSVFQQIEDMKTRPWNKGSVILLHDGGGDRSATVAALPVLIEALKARGYEIVPVSELVGKTRAEVMPALTPHQRWQARADSLTFFFYSFFHYFVVGVFFVGDILMSARLIIIGIFAIIDRFRKRKNFATPEYQPRVAVLIPAYNEEKVIVRTIRSVMMSTYKNIRIIVIDDGSSDNTFDVAKAAYPADIASGRLTVMSKPNGGKADALNYALERIDEEIYVGIDADGVIAHDAIANLVPHFANPRIGAVAGNAKVGNRVNLWTRWQALEYITSQNFERRALDLFDVVMVVPGAIGAWRTAPVKAGEGYHSNTVAEDADLTMNLLEQGYSVIYEDRALAFTEAPVNADGLMRQRFRWSFGILQAIFKHKGAISKHRAMGLFALPNILIFQIILPLVSPLIDLMFVGGVIHYIIDKHFHPETASTDSFYKLLAFFAAFLAIDFAASALAFALERKHPASKGDGWLLFHIWIQRFTYRQLFSVVLLKTVKRAIDGKPFNWDKLERTAQMSKATEKLTEGA from the coding sequence ATGAACAGACAAGTCTTCTACGACCCACAACGCAAGCGCTGGAAGCGGCTGCGCCGAATCTTTGACGTACTCGCCCTGTTGGGACTGGTGCTGGGAAGCGTGTTCGTTATCGGTTTGCTGCGGATGAAGCCGTTGCCGGAGCTGTTTCTGCAGGCCCAGAAGCGCAACTACCGCACGCTGGCGAACCAGTCCACACCGGTGTCGAAGCCGGGGCAGAAGCTGCATCGGTCGGCACACCGTAAGACGGACGTGAAGCCGGGCGACGTTCCGTTGAACTCGGGCGAAGGTTTGCGTGCTGCCTACTACGTTGAGGACGATCCGGCGAGCTACTCGTCGCTGAAGCAGCACATCGCCCAGGTTGACTTGCTGTTTCCGGAGTGGCTGCACGTGGTTACGCCGGATGGGAAGCTGACGTCGTATACCCAGGACAACCGCCCCTACGATGTTGTGGACCGTAACGGCGTTCATAAAGTCGACCGTGAGGACAAGGTTGCGCGCACCGTCGTTGCCAACCACGTCAATCTGGACATCTTTCCGCTGGTGAACAACTACGACCCAAACAAGGGCCGGTTTATGCCGCAGGTCGGCGACTTTCTGACAAATGACGCTGCGCGGGCTCACTTCGTCCAACAGGTTCATACGTTTCTTGCGGGAAATCCCACGTACCGTGGGCTGTCACTGGACCTCGAGGAGATCCCTACGAATGCGCAACCCGGTCTGAGAGCTCTGATTGCGGCGTTGTACGAGGACTTTCGTCCGCGCAATCTGCGCCTTTATGTCAACACCCCTGTTGGTGACGATGATTGGGATTTGAAGTTCATGGCGGACCACTCCGACGGTTTGCTGCTGATGAACTACGACGAACACCAGACCGACAGCGAACCGGGACCGATTGCGTCGCAGGACTGGTTCCTCGACAACCTGAAGAATGTTTTGAAAAAGGTTCCGAAGGAGAAGGTGATCTGCTCCCTGGGAAGCTACGGCTATGACTGGACGACGGCGCTGCCGCCGCCAGAGGTTGCGACGAAGCGAGGTGCTCGGAAGACGGCTTTAAAGAGACCGGATGCGCCTGAAAAGATACTGGCGTCGCACGATCTATCGACGCAGGAGGCGTGGCAGGCAGCGTCGGACTCCGACTCGCAGATTGATCTCGATGACGACTCGCTGAATGTGCATTTTTCATACGACGATGAAGATGCGCGTGTTCGACATACAGTCTGGTTTCTGGATGCGGTCACGATTCAGAACCAGATGAGAGCAGCCCGTACGTTGGGGATACAGACGTATGCGCTGTGGCGGCTGGGCTCTGAGGATAATTCGCTGTGGAAGATCTGGGATTATCCGATGAGGTCGGACCCGGTGAAAGATCTGGCTGATGTCGATCCTGGGTACGACGTCGATACGGAGGGCGAGGGAGATATTCTGCGCGTTACGCGCAAGCCCCAGGTCGGCAGGCGTGTCGTCACAATGGACGATGATGCATCGGTACCGGTGGAGTATCGGATGATTACGCAGGAGTCGATGGACTCCTACCCACTTTCATATACCGTCGAGCAGTACGGCTACCAGGAGAAGAAGGTTGCGCTGAGCTTTGACGATGGGCCGGACCCGGAGTGGACGCCAAAGATTCTCGACATCCTGAAGAAGTACAACGTGAAGGGCACGTTCTTCATGATCGGCGAGGTGGCCGAAGACTACGTTGGCGTGATGCAGCGGGTGTATCGCGAAGGCCATGAGATTGGAAATCATACGTGGTCGCATCCGGACATCAGCGAAATTTCCAATCGCCAGGTGGATCTGGAGTTGAACCTGACGGAGCGGCTGTTTGCATCGAAGCTTGGAGTGCAGCCGCTTTATTTCCGGCCGCCGTACTCGATCGACCAAGAGCCTGACACGAACGACCAGGCCGCGCCGGTGGAGAAGATTCAGGCGCTTGGTTACGTCATTATCGGCAACAAGATCGATACGAATGACTGGGATGAGCATCCGCGGAAGTCTCCACAGGAGATTACTGACAGCGTCTTTCAACAGATTGAGGATATGAAGACACGGCCCTGGAACAAGGGCTCGGTGATTCTACTGCATGATGGCGGAGGCGATCGCTCGGCGACGGTTGCTGCACTGCCGGTGCTGATTGAGGCACTGAAGGCGCGGGGCTATGAGATTGTTCCGGTGTCGGAGCTGGTGGGCAAGACACGGGCCGAGGTGATGCCCGCGCTGACGCCACATCAACGCTGGCAGGCGCGAGCTGACTCGCTCACGTTCTTCTTCTACAGCTTCTTCCACTACTTTGTGGTGGGCGTGTTCTTCGTCGGCGATATTTTGATGAGTGCGCGGCTCATCATCATTGGGATCTTTGCGATCATCGACCGGTTTCGCAAGAGGAAGAACTTTGCGACGCCGGAGTATCAGCCGAGAGTTGCGGTGCTGATTCCTGCGTACAACGAGGAGAAGGTGATCGTCCGGACGATTCGTTCGGTGATGATGTCGACTTATAAGAACATTCGCATCATCGTGATCGACGATGGATCGTCGGATAACACGTTCGATGTGGCGAAGGCCGCGTATCCAGCGGATATTGCGTCGGGTCGACTGACGGTGATGAGCAAGCCAAATGGAGGCAAGGCCGATGCGCTGAACTATGCGCTGGAGCGGATCGACGAGGAGATCTATGTCGGCATCGATGCGGATGGGGTGATTGCGCACGATGCGATTGCGAACCTGGTGCCGCACTTTGCGAATCCGAGGATCGGCGCGGTGGCGGGGAATGCGAAGGTTGGTAATCGCGTGAATCTGTGGACGCGGTGGCAGGCGTTAGAGTACATCACGAGCCAGAACTTTGAGCGGCGCGCACTGGATCTGTTCGATGTGGTGATGGTGGTTCCCGGGGCGATTGGCGCGTGGCGGACGGCTCCGGTGAAGGCTGGGGAGGGGTACCACTCGAACACGGTGGCCGAAGATGCAGACCTAACGATGAACCTGCTGGAGCAGGGATATTCCGTGATCTATGAGGATCGGGCGCTGGCGTTCACGGAGGCTCCGGTGAACGCGGATGGCCTGATGCGGCAGCGGTTCCGGTGGTCGTTTGGAATTCTGCAGGCGATTTTTAAGCACAAGGGGGCGATCAGCAAACATCGGGCGATGGGGTTGTTTGCGCTGCCGAATATTCTGATCTTCCAGATTATTTTGCCGCTGGTGTCGCCGCTGATTGACCTGATGTTTGTTGGCGGAGTGATTCATTACATCATCGACAAGCACTTTCATCCAGAGACGGCGTCGACGGATAGTTTTTATAAGTTGCTGGCGTTCTTCGCGGCGTTCCTTGCGATCGATTTTGCGGCTTCGGCGCTGGCGTTTGCGCTGGAACGGAAGCATCCGGCGAGCAAAGGTGATGGGTGGCTGCTATTTCATATCTGGATACAGCGGTTTACGTATCGGCAGCTGTTTTCGGTTGTGCTGCTGAAGACGGTGAAGCGCGCAATCGACGGGAAACCGTTCAACTGGGACAAGCTGGAGCGGACGGCGCAGATGTCGAAGGCCACGGAGAAGCTGACCGAAGGTGCTTAG
- the serS gene encoding serine--tRNA ligase, producing the protein MIDLAFVRANLALVEEKLRTRGMDPAEALGGFANVDQERREAITQLETLKAQRNRLTEEISKLRREGKDATVPTEETKALKSQVESLEAAAALADERLKEILQALPNLPLASVPVGKDEHGNREDKVWGEQPNFDFPAKPHWELGEALGILDFNRAAKISGSRFVVHFGQGARLERALANFMIDLHTYEHGYTEVLPPFMVNSKSLFGTGQLPKFAEDLFHCDDKGNYQPGVYQESDHWLIPTAEVPVTNLFRDETLEESQLPTSFCAYTPCFRSEAGSYGKDVRGMIRQHQFQKVELVKFVRPEDSEAEHEQLTRNAETVLERLGLPYRRMLLCTGDMGFASAKTYDLEVWLPGQQLYREISSCSNFEAFQARRANIRYRPAGAKKSEFLHTLNGSGLAVGRTYLAILENYQQADGTIKVPDALVPYMNGETVIGRQQGRS; encoded by the coding sequence ATGATCGATTTGGCATTTGTACGGGCCAACCTGGCCCTTGTTGAAGAAAAATTGCGCACACGGGGAATGGATCCCGCTGAAGCTCTTGGTGGTTTTGCCAACGTCGACCAGGAACGACGCGAGGCCATCACCCAGTTGGAGACACTCAAAGCCCAGAGAAACAGATTGACGGAAGAGATCTCCAAGCTAAGGCGCGAAGGTAAGGACGCTACCGTTCCGACGGAGGAGACAAAGGCCTTGAAATCTCAGGTTGAGTCTCTTGAAGCTGCGGCTGCGCTTGCCGACGAGAGGCTGAAGGAGATTCTCCAGGCACTCCCCAACCTTCCGCTAGCCTCCGTACCGGTTGGGAAGGACGAGCACGGTAATCGCGAAGACAAGGTCTGGGGAGAACAACCGAACTTCGACTTCCCTGCTAAACCGCACTGGGAACTCGGTGAAGCTCTGGGCATTCTGGACTTCAACCGTGCGGCAAAGATCTCCGGCTCACGTTTTGTCGTCCACTTTGGCCAAGGTGCAAGGCTGGAACGAGCGCTTGCGAACTTCATGATTGATCTGCACACCTACGAGCATGGTTATACCGAAGTTCTGCCGCCTTTCATGGTCAACTCGAAGTCGCTCTTCGGCACTGGCCAGCTACCCAAGTTCGCAGAGGACCTCTTTCATTGCGATGACAAGGGAAACTACCAGCCTGGCGTTTACCAGGAGAGTGACCACTGGCTTATCCCGACAGCCGAAGTGCCCGTCACCAATCTGTTTCGCGATGAAACGCTTGAAGAATCGCAGCTTCCGACCTCCTTTTGCGCCTACACCCCTTGCTTTCGCTCCGAGGCCGGTTCTTACGGCAAAGACGTGCGCGGAATGATTCGCCAGCACCAGTTCCAGAAGGTCGAGTTGGTGAAGTTTGTTCGTCCGGAGGATTCTGAAGCCGAGCACGAGCAGCTGACTCGCAATGCCGAAACAGTGCTGGAACGTCTTGGACTTCCCTATCGGCGTATGCTTCTCTGCACTGGCGATATGGGTTTTGCTTCCGCAAAGACCTATGATCTGGAGGTTTGGCTTCCAGGCCAGCAGCTCTATCGTGAGATCTCCTCCTGCTCGAACTTTGAAGCGTTCCAGGCACGCAGGGCGAACATCCGCTATCGACCTGCAGGAGCAAAGAAAAGCGAGTTTCTGCATACACTCAACGGCAGCGGGCTCGCGGTAGGCCGTACGTATCTCGCAATTCTGGAGAACTACCAGCAGGCCGATGGCACAATCAAAGTTCCAGACGCCTTGGTGCCTTATATGAACGGTGAGACCGTCATTGGCAGGCAGCAAGGCCGGAGTTAA
- the pruA gene encoding L-glutamate gamma-semialdehyde dehydrogenase, with protein sequence MATLNLTHSAPAFAPKTPFSNEPFVDFTTAENKRRMQAALVQVESELGREYDIVIGGKHLKTAGKIISTNPARPAEVIGIHQRAGAEHVEGAMQAAQTAFLTWSKVPVEERAGLLFRAAELIRERSFEFCAWLTFEVGKNWAEADADVGETIDFLEFYGREALRLSEAKTPIQFPGERNQLKYVPLGVGAVIPPWNFPFAIMAGMTAASIVTGNTVILKPSVDAPTIAAKFFELLEEIGLPDGVVNLCPGEGPEFGSAVVAHPQTRFIAFTGSKAVGLEIHERAAKTQAGQVFIKRTILEMGGKDSIIVEADCDVDAAVDGVVASAFGFNGQKCSACSRAIVAADIYDVFCDKLREKVSKIKTGDPAENVYTGPVISEKAYRKTLDYIEIGKKEGTVLNGGHAIENATGGYYIAPTVIADVAPTARIALEEIFGPVLAVIKSKSFDDALAIANNTEYGLTGALYSSSREKLDRAREEFHVGNLYFNRKCTGAMVGAHPFGGFNMSGTDSKAGGPDYLLLFTQAKSIAEKIGHASPAVEKQSEQMGM encoded by the coding sequence ATGGCTACTTTGAACCTTACCCACTCCGCCCCGGCGTTTGCGCCGAAGACACCATTTTCCAACGAGCCGTTTGTGGACTTTACGACGGCTGAGAACAAGCGGCGCATGCAGGCGGCGCTGGTGCAGGTCGAGAGCGAGCTTGGCCGCGAGTATGACATCGTCATCGGCGGCAAGCACCTGAAGACGGCTGGAAAGATTATTTCGACGAACCCGGCGCGACCGGCTGAGGTGATTGGGATTCACCAGCGAGCGGGGGCGGAGCACGTCGAGGGGGCGATGCAGGCAGCGCAGACGGCGTTTTTGACCTGGAGCAAGGTGCCGGTGGAGGAGCGTGCCGGGTTGCTGTTTCGTGCGGCGGAGCTGATTCGGGAGCGCAGCTTCGAGTTTTGCGCGTGGCTGACGTTTGAGGTGGGCAAAAACTGGGCCGAGGCGGACGCCGATGTGGGCGAGACCATCGACTTTCTGGAGTTTTACGGACGCGAGGCGTTGCGGCTGAGTGAGGCGAAGACACCAATTCAGTTTCCGGGTGAGCGCAATCAGTTGAAGTATGTTCCGCTGGGCGTTGGTGCGGTGATTCCGCCCTGGAACTTTCCTTTTGCCATCATGGCAGGGATGACTGCTGCTTCGATCGTGACAGGAAATACGGTCATTTTGAAGCCGTCGGTCGATGCCCCGACGATTGCGGCGAAGTTCTTTGAGTTGCTCGAAGAGATTGGTCTGCCCGATGGTGTTGTGAACCTGTGTCCGGGGGAAGGCCCAGAGTTTGGCAGCGCGGTTGTCGCGCATCCGCAGACACGGTTCATCGCATTTACCGGTTCGAAGGCGGTTGGGCTGGAGATTCATGAGCGTGCGGCAAAGACGCAGGCCGGACAGGTCTTCATCAAGCGAACGATTCTTGAGATGGGCGGGAAGGATTCGATCATCGTTGAGGCAGATTGCGATGTGGATGCTGCGGTGGATGGGGTTGTGGCGAGTGCGTTTGGCTTCAACGGGCAGAAGTGCTCAGCTTGTTCGCGTGCGATCGTCGCAGCTGACATCTACGATGTGTTCTGCGACAAGCTGAGGGAGAAGGTCTCGAAGATCAAGACCGGTGACCCGGCTGAGAACGTCTACACCGGGCCTGTCATCAGCGAGAAGGCGTACCGGAAGACGCTTGACTACATCGAGATCGGCAAGAAAGAGGGCACGGTGTTGAACGGCGGCCACGCGATTGAAAACGCGACAGGCGGATACTATATCGCTCCGACCGTGATTGCTGATGTGGCTCCTACGGCGCGGATTGCGCTTGAGGAGATCTTTGGGCCGGTGCTGGCGGTGATCAAGTCGAAGAGCTTCGACGATGCGCTGGCGATTGCGAATAACACCGAGTACGGCCTGACGGGAGCGCTTTACTCGAGCTCGCGAGAGAAGCTTGACCGGGCTCGCGAGGAGTTCCATGTTGGTAACCTCTACTTCAACCGTAAGTGCACGGGCGCGATGGTTGGGGCGCATCCCTTTGGCGGCTTCAACATGAGCGGGACCGACTCGAAGGCTGGTGGACCGGACTATCTGCTGCTGTTCACCCAGGCTAAGAGCATCGCGGAGAAGATTGGGCATGCTAGTCCTGCTGTGGAGAAGCAGTCTGAGCAGATGGGCATGTAA